The Streptomyces sp. NBC_00483 genome contains the following window.
GGAGGTGTCACTCTTCGAAGCGCTCGCGGAGTGGATGGGCCAGCCCGCCAACTACACCCGCTACGGCGGCACCCAGCCGCCGCGCATCGGCACCCAGCACGCCACCATCGCCCCGTACGGCGCCTACACCGCACGCGACGGCAAGCAGATCCTGATCTCCGTACAGAACGAACGCGAGTGGCGCGCGCTGTGCGAACAGTTCCTCAAGCGGCCCGAGTTGACCGCGGACCCGCGCTTCGCCACCGGCTCCGACCGCGTCGCCCACCGTGACGAGCTGAACGTCCTCATCGCCGAGCGCTTCCAGGAGTGCGAAGGCGCCGACGCCGCCGAGGCGCTCGACACGGCGGGCATCGCGAACGCGGGCGTCAACGACGTCGCCGAGTTCCTCGACCACCCGGTGCTCGCAGGACGCGGGCGCTGGCACGAGGTCGGCACGCCCGGCGGCCCCGTCCAGGCGCTGCGGCCCCCGGCGGATCTGGCCGGAATCGACCCCCGGATGGACCCGGTCCCCGCCCTCGGCGAGCACACCGAACGACTTCTGGCCGAGCGGGGACGCACCGCCGAGCAGATCGCGGACCTGCGCGCAGCGGGCGCGATCTGACACTCCCCTCCCCCGGACACGGCAACACAGCGACACAGCGACACAGCGACACAGCGACAAGACAGCAAGCAGAGGAGAAGGCCCGTGAGCACCCTGGACGCCCTGGACAGCGACGAGCGGTTCGTCGTCGAGACCGTGCACGACTTCGTCGACAAGCAGGTCAAGCCGGTCGCACAGGAGTTGGAGCACGCCAACACCTACCCCGAAGCCCTCATCGAACAGATGAAGGAGATGGGCATCTACGGGCTCGCCGTCCCGGAGGAGTTCGGCGGCACCCCCGTCTCGATGCCCGCCTATGTCCTGATCACCGAGGAGCTCGCGCGCGGCTGGATGAGCCTCGCGGGCGCCATGGGCGGGCACACCGTCGTCGCCAAGCTGCTCACCCTCTACGGGACCGAGGAGCAGAAGGCGGCGTATCTGCCCCGCATGGCGACCGGCGAGATGCGCGCGACGATGGCGCTGACCGAACCGGGCGGCGGCAGCGACCTCCAGGCGATGCGCACCACGGCCCGCCGCCAGGACGACGGCACGTATGTCGTGAGCGGCTCGAAGACGTGGATCACCAACTCCCGCCGCTCCGGCCTCATCGCACTGCTGTGCAAGACCGACCCGGACGCGACGCCCACCCACCGGGGCATCTCGATCCTGCTCGTCGAGCACGGTCCCGGCCTCACCGTCTCCCGCGACCTGCCCAAGCTGGGCTACAAGGGGGTCGAGAGCTGCGAGCTGTCCTTCGACGGGTACGTCGCCGCCGCCGGCAGCGTCCTCGGCGGGGCGGAGGGCAAGGGGTTCGGCCAGATGATGAAGGGCCTGGAGACCGGCCGTCTGCAGGTCGCCTCGCGCGCCCTCGGCGTCGGCCGTGCCGCCCTGGAGGACTCGCTCGCCTACGCGCAGGAGCGGGAGTCGTTCGGCAAGCCGATCTGGCAGCACCAGGCGATCGGCCACTACCTCGCCGACATGGCCACCAAGCTCACCGCGGCCCGCCAGCTGACCCTGCACGCGGCCCGGGAGTACGACGCGGGCCGGCGGGTCGACATGGAGGCGGGGATGGCGAAGCTGTACGCGTCCGAAGCGGCGATGGAGATCGCCCTCAACGCCGTGCGCATTCACGGCGGTTACGGCTACTCCACCGAGTACGACGTCGAACGCTACTTCCGCGACGCGCCGCTGATGATCGTCGGCGAGGGGACGAACGAGATCCAGCGGAACGTGATCGCGGCTCAGCTCGTCAAGCGAGGGGGCCTGGACGCGTGAGCGGCGCCCAGGTGTAGCGGACGCGCACACCATGGTCCCGGAGCCAGCTGGTCTCTCTGTGCCGGAGTTCGTGCGCGGACTCCGGGGCGATGGCGCAGGGCCAGCGGACGAGGACCGAGGTGACATCGCCGGTCTGGACCAGCTGCCGCACCCGCCGCCAGCCCGTGCGCCGGGCCGGGTCGGGCTCGCCGTAGGTGTCGGTGACGACCTCGGCGATCGTCAGTCCGCGCTCCCGGGCGAACGCGCGGCCTTCCGTCTGCGCGCACTCCGTGGCCGTCCCGGACGCCTCCGGGGACCGGTCGGCACATACGTACAGCACGGCGGGTGAAGCTGTTTCGCAGTGCGGGGTCATGGGCGCCTCCTGTGGATGGCTCGAGGAGAATGGATTCCTCGCCGCGCGAGGGTGAAAGGGCGGGGCCGCTCGGCCCCTACCGGTCTCCATGGACTCAGGAGAAGGCCGTCAACTCGGCCCAGACGACCTTGCCTTCGGCCCGCGTCGAGCGTGCGGAGCCCCAACGGTTTGCGAGCTGCTGGACGAGGAACAGACCGCGCCCGCCCTCCTCGCCGGGGCCTGCGCGGTGCTCGGGTGGCTGCACCGGATGGGGGCAGTCGTCGTGAAGTTCGATGCGCAGACTCCGCTCGTCGCCGGTCAGCCTGAGGCCGCACAGGACGTGATCGCTGTCCGTGTGCAGCAGCGCGTTCGTGGTCAGCTCCGAGATCAGCAGCACCGCGTCGCAGCAGGTGTCGCCGGGCACCCCCCAGGATCGGAGCCGCTCGCGCACGGTGTCGCGGGCGGCTCTCGCGCTCGTGCGCAGCGCGGGCAGACCGAACCAGTACTCCCGGCCGGGCGCGGTGGCGACTAAAGCGGGGGACGACGCCGGGGTCAGGGGCGTGGGGAGAGTCACGAATGTCGCCTTCCAGTGCCTTCCGCGGGGCGGGCGCGGTGTGGGGGTGCGGGCTACAGCTCGAGCTGTGAGAGGCGCGGGCCCAGGCAGACGCCCGGCGTTGGCATGCCGACGACGACGGCAGCACCGCGCGCCCCCTCCGGGCCGGATGCTGCGTCAGAGCCGTGCCGTGACCGCTCACAGTGCAACTATGCGCGTGATCGTGCTCACGCTGCAACCGACTCCCTGATAATTTCAGCAAGCGGGGTATCACTCTGGCGTCATCATCAAGTCACTGCAAGAATGGTCTTGTTGATGAAGCTTCAGGGAGGTAGGGCGTGAGTGAGGCCCGTGCTGGCACCAGCGCGCCGACAGTGCTGCGCATGATCCTCGGCCGTCGGCTGCAGGACATGCGCTTGGCTGCCGGTGCTTCGCTGGAGGACGCGGCAAGGGCACTGCGCGTGAAGACCCTGACGATCCGCCGGCTGGAAAAGGCCGAAGTAGCGCTGAAGCCTCTCTATGTGGAGAAGCTCCTGGAGACCTTCGGCGCGGACCGCCAGGAGATAGACGAGTTCGTCGACCTGGCCGAGCAGGCCAACGAGCCGGGCTGGTGGCACTCCTACCGGGACGCCGTCCCCAGCTGGTTCACCGCCTACGTCAGCCTGGAGACCGACGCCAAGACCCTGCGCACCTACGAACCCCAGTACGTCACAGGCCTCTTGCAGACCCCTAACTACGCGCGCGCCGTACTGCGCGGCGGTTTGCCGAACGGCACCGAGGAGGACCTAGAGCGCCGCGTCGCGCTGCGGCTGCGCCGCCAGGGGCTGCTGGAGAAGGAGGACGCGCCCACGTTGTGGGTGGTCATGGAGGAGGCCGTCCTGCACAAGGAGGTGGGCAGCCCCGACGTGATGCGGGAGCAGATCGAGCGCCTCCTGGACGTGTCCGAGCTCGCGCACATCAGCCTGGACATCGTGCCCTTCTCCGCGGGAGCACATGTCGGGGCGTGCGCGCCGTTCACGTACTTCCGGTTCGAAGAACCCGAGCTGCCCGACATCGTGTACAGCGAACTCCTGTCCGCATCCGTCTATTTGGACCAGCGCGCGGACGTGGTCGCCCACCTTGAGGCGCATTCGCGTTTGTCACTGCTGACGTCGTCGGATGACAGCAGGGCGCTCTTGAACCGTATGCGCAAGGAGTACTCAACATGACGGTCGTCGAAGAGGGCGTCTACAACGGGATGCCGGCCCGCAACCTCGGGGAGCAGGGCTGGGAGCGTCCCTGGAGCGGGCCCAACGGTGGTCAGTGCGTCGAGACGAAACTGCTCGCCGACGGCCGTGTGGCCGTACGGCAGTCGACCGACCCGGCAGGACCGGCGCTGATCTACACGCCGGAGGAGATCGCCGCGTTCGTCCGCGGCGTCAAGCAGGGCATGGCCGATCACTTGGCCTCCGGATGAACCGGCGGCCTGCGGGAGGGACGCCGACACCGATACGGTTCCCGGCCTCAGGACCGACAGTCACACCTACGAAGGGGAGCACATGACCACCAGGCAGTCCGGCCGGGACCTCGACACGAGCAAGGCCCACTCGGCCCGGATGTACGACTACTTCCTCGGTGGCAAGGACCACTTCGAGGTCGACAAGGAGGCGGCCATGGTCGCCGCCAAGGCCCACCCCGGCCTGCCTGTCACCGCCCGCGAGAACCGCGCGTTCATGCACCGGGCCACCCGCGTCCTGGCGCAGGAGCACGGCATCCGCCAGTGGCTCGACATCGGCACCGGCATCCCCACCGAGCCCAACCTGCACCAGGTCGCCCAGTCCCTGGTGCCCGAGGCCCGCGTCGTGTACGCCGACAACGACCCGCTCGTCCTCAAGTACGCCGAGCGCCTCATGCGCAGCACGACCCAGGGGCGCACGGCCTACATCGAGGCCAGCGTCACCGACCCCGACTCGCTGATGGACGCCGTGCAGGACGCCGAGGTCCTGGACTTCGACAAGCCCATCGCGCTGTCCCTGAACGCGCTGATGCACTTCGTCACCGACCCGCACGACCCGTACGCCATCGTGCGCCGGCTGCTCGAACCGCTCCCGGCGGGCAGCGCCCTCGCCATGAACCACTGCACGCCCGACTTCGACCCCGAGACGTGGAACGGGGTGGCGGAGGCGTACACCAACTCCGGGACCCCGGTGCAGTTCCGTTCGCACAGCGACGTGCGCCGCTTCTTCGACGGTCTCGACCTGATCGACCCGGGCATCATCTGCTGCCACCGCTGGCGCCGCGACAACCCCGAGGACGGCACGGAGATCGCGGACGCCGAGATCAGCCTGCTGGCGGGCGTGGGCATCAAGCACTGAGCGGGGACGGGCCGGTGCGGACCGGCCCGGCGTGGATCGTACGCGCGGCTCTCAGGCGCGCCGGTTCCTCCGGTACCGGCGTGCCAGCACCAGACCTCCCACCACGACCACGGCACCACCCGCGGCCGCCCCGCCGATGACGAGCGGGGAGGTTCGCTCGCGGGCGTCGATGTCGGTCGGCAGCGCGGCGCTGTCGTTGCCATGGGTGCGGTCGTACTTGCCGATGACGCGGACCGTGCCGCGCGCACCGGGCACGTCGTCGTCGATGCGGAGGCGGACGGTCACGGTGGTGCGCGCGCCCTTGCGGCCGTCGATCTGCTCGAACGCGTCACTGCCCAGGCCGCAGCGCCACGCGCGGGAGCCCTTGGCCGGGCGCTTGCACGCGTTCGTCATGGGGTCGCCGTCCACCGTGTACGGCGTGCCGGTGATCGTGGTGCCCTCGGGCGGGACGATCTCGAAGCGGTCCGGGTTGACGCCGGGCAGCTTGCCCCCGTTGACGTTGCGCGCGCCGATGCGCACCGTCACGGTCTCTCCGACCCTTCCGCGGACGGGTCCCTCGACGACCGGCGCGTAGTCGACCTGCGCGGTGCCGCGCACGATCAGTGAGCCCCAGGCGTTCTTGTTGTCACCGGTCTTGATGTCACTGGTGGGAACGCGTTCGAGCGTCAGCTCCGGGCCGCTCCCCCGGTGCGGATAGACCGCCTTGTCCCGTTCTTCGTAGAGCAGTTGATAGCGGGCGCTCTCCGCGGGCATGTCCGCGTCCAGGTGGCCGGTCATGGGCCGGGCGATCCGCCAGGCGCTGTGCGGCGGCAGTGGTGTGTCGAACTCGCACCAGACGAGTTCGGTCCCGGCCAGCCCCGCGTCCGAGGCGTCGTCCCCGTCCTCGGGATACCAGCAGTTGCGGTACTTCTGGTCCACTGTCAGATGGCGGCCGTAGGCGCTCATGCGCAGCGCGAACCGCTCGACCGGCCAGCGGCTCTCGTTGGCGAGGCCCGGCCGCAGCACGACCGGCTCTCCCGGCTCGACCAGGCCGGGCACCCGCTCCGCCCCGGCCGAGGTCAGATCCGGTGGCCGGATCTCCATCCGCATGTCCGCGCGCACCGTCGCAGCGTTGTCGGCGCGCGCGGTGATGTGCACGGTCCCGCCGTCCCCAGGAGCGGCGCCGTCCTCGCCACGCAGGTAGAACGGGCTGAAGTGCGTCGCGTAACGCAGGGAGCGGGGGTCGAAGCGGCAGCGGAACACATCGTCGCCTCCCGTGCAGCGATGCCCGGGAGTCATCGTGCCGACGTCCTTCAACTCCCGGGCGTCCACGGTGATCTCGACATTGCGGGCCACCCCGCCGTGCGGATGCACGAGCATTCTGGGGGCCTCGAACCGCGCTTCGCCACCCTCATCGGGGTCGTACAGCCCGGACTCCTCGGGCACGTCGAGCGTGAGCCGGACCTGTCCGTCCGGGCCCTCCGCGGCGAGGACCGGCGCCGCCGCCCCGGTCATGGCCAGCAGCGCCCCGGTCACCAGTGCCGCGGCCCGCTCCCCGAAGCGCCGGCCCTGTCCGCGTATCCGCAATGCCACTCCCCCGTGCTCGGTCCTTCACCGGCCCCGTTGACCGTCGGGGCCTCCAATGCACCCTACGAGAGACCTTCCGGGCCACTGCGAGCCGGTCGGTGCGACCGATGACTTTTGGCGCCCCGGACAGTCCCCCCTGCGAACGGCCAAACAGCGCGCAAGCGCCCCACCGTCCGGAGGCCCCATGTCCACCACCGGCAACGCCCTGCCGCCCGTCGTCGACCGCGCCACGTGGGAGAAGGAACTGGCGGCGCTGCGGGTCCGTGAGAAGGCAGCCACGCGGGAGCTCGACGCCATCGCCGCGCAGCGGCGCCGGCTGCCGATGGTCGAGCTGCCCGACTACGTACTGGAGGGCGAGGACGGGCCGGTGCGGCTCGCCGACGTCTTCGGCGAGCAACCGCAGTTGATCGTCTATCACCACATGTGGAACGAGGGCGCGGAGTGGCAGTGCGGCGGCTGCACCGGCTTCACGTCGCAGTTCACGCG
Protein-coding sequences here:
- a CDS encoding helix-turn-helix domain-containing protein, translated to MSEARAGTSAPTVLRMILGRRLQDMRLAAGASLEDAARALRVKTLTIRRLEKAEVALKPLYVEKLLETFGADRQEIDEFVDLAEQANEPGWWHSYRDAVPSWFTAYVSLETDAKTLRTYEPQYVTGLLQTPNYARAVLRGGLPNGTEEDLERRVALRLRRQGLLEKEDAPTLWVVMEEAVLHKEVGSPDVMREQIERLLDVSELAHISLDIVPFSAGAHVGACAPFTYFRFEEPELPDIVYSELLSASVYLDQRADVVAHLEAHSRLSLLTSSDDSRALLNRMRKEYST
- a CDS encoding ATP-binding protein, yielding MPALRTSARAARDTVRERLRSWGVPGDTCCDAVLLISELTTNALLHTDSDHVLCGLRLTGDERSLRIELHDDCPHPVQPPEHRAGPGEEGGRGLFLVQQLANRWGSARSTRAEGKVVWAELTAFS
- a CDS encoding recombinase family protein, which codes for MTPHCETASPAVLYVCADRSPEASGTATECAQTEGRAFARERGLTIAEVVTDTYGEPDPARRTGWRRVRQLVQTGDVTSVLVRWPCAIAPESAHELRHRETSWLRDHGVRVRYTWAPLTRPGPLA
- a CDS encoding acyl-CoA dehydrogenase family protein encodes the protein MSTLDALDSDERFVVETVHDFVDKQVKPVAQELEHANTYPEALIEQMKEMGIYGLAVPEEFGGTPVSMPAYVLITEELARGWMSLAGAMGGHTVVAKLLTLYGTEEQKAAYLPRMATGEMRATMALTEPGGGSDLQAMRTTARRQDDGTYVVSGSKTWITNSRRSGLIALLCKTDPDATPTHRGISILLVEHGPGLTVSRDLPKLGYKGVESCELSFDGYVAAAGSVLGGAEGKGFGQMMKGLETGRLQVASRALGVGRAALEDSLAYAQERESFGKPIWQHQAIGHYLADMATKLTAARQLTLHAAREYDAGRRVDMEAGMAKLYASEAAMEIALNAVRIHGGYGYSTEYDVERYFRDAPLMIVGEGTNEIQRNVIAAQLVKRGGLDA
- a CDS encoding SAM-dependent methyltransferase; the encoded protein is MTTRQSGRDLDTSKAHSARMYDYFLGGKDHFEVDKEAAMVAAKAHPGLPVTARENRAFMHRATRVLAQEHGIRQWLDIGTGIPTEPNLHQVAQSLVPEARVVYADNDPLVLKYAERLMRSTTQGRTAYIEASVTDPDSLMDAVQDAEVLDFDKPIALSLNALMHFVTDPHDPYAIVRRLLEPLPAGSALAMNHCTPDFDPETWNGVAEAYTNSGTPVQFRSHSDVRRFFDGLDLIDPGIICCHRWRRDNPEDGTEIADAEISLLAGVGIKH
- a CDS encoding DUF397 domain-containing protein; the encoded protein is MTVVEEGVYNGMPARNLGEQGWERPWSGPNGGQCVETKLLADGRVAVRQSTDPAGPALIYTPEEIAAFVRGVKQGMADHLASG